ACGCAAGGCAGCGCGCCATGCGGCGAGTGATTGGATGGCGATCGAGCAAGAACGTGGCATCTCGGTAACGTCCTCCGTCATGAAATTCGGGTACAAGGACCTGGAGCTGAACCTGCTCGATACGCCGGGCCACCAGGACTTCTCCGAGGACACCTACCGCGTGCTCACGGCGGTCGACAGCGCGCTGATGGTCATCGACAGCGTGAAGGGTGTCGAGACCCAGACCAAGAAGTTGATGGAGGTCTGCCGGCTGCGCAATACGGCCATCCTCACGTTCATCAACAAGCTCGATCGCGAGGGGCGGGACCCCCTGGAACTGATCTCCGAAATCGAACAGAGCTTAAAAATAGAAGCCGTGTTGCTCACCTGGCCCATTGGCCGGGGGGGGCTGCTCAAAGGTACCTACAACCGCTATACCCATGTCGTCAACTTGTATCCGCCCCATACGTCCAGCAGCCTCACGCTCCGGTTCAAGGTGGATGATCTGAGTGACCCGCGTCTCGACAGGGCGCTTGGATCGCAGGCGGACCAGCTTCGCGAGGACCTGGAGTTGCTCGAGGGCGCCGGCGGGACGTTTGATGTGGACGCCTACCTGGCCGGCCTACAGACGCCGGTTCTGTTCGGCAGCGCCATCAGCGGCTTCGGAGTGGATGAATTGCTCGATACGTTTGTAGACATCGCTCCACCCCCGCTTCCCCGGCCCACCACTACCCGAATGGTCTCGCCTTATGAAGAGGCCTTCTCCGGCGTGGTCTTTAAAATCCAGGCGAACATGGACCCGAACCACCGGGACCGCCTCGCCTTCCTGCGCGTCTGTTCTGGCAAATTCGAGCGTGGCATCCGGCTCAAACATCACCGTATCGGACAGGACCTCCGGGTGGCGAACGCGACGATCTTCATGGCGCAGGACCGCAACGGGGTCGACGAGGCCTACCCGGGCGACATCATCGGCATCCCCAACCACGGCACCATCCGGATCGGCGATACCTTCACCGAAAAAGAGCCGCTCCAGTTCACGGGCATCCCCAACTTCGCACCCGAGCATTTCCGGCGGGCGCGGATCACCAACGCCCTCCGCGCCAAGCAGCTCGAAAAAGGCCTGCTACATCTGATCGAGGAGGGCGCCATCCAGCTCTTCCGCCCGCTCCATGGCCAATCCTACATTCTCGGCGCCGTCGGGCCCCTGCAGTTCGATGTCGTTTCCACCCGGCTGAAACACGAATACAACGTGGAGGTCCTGATGGACGCCATGTCCTACCAGGGCGCCCGGTGGATCGAAAGCGAAGATAAAGTGGCGTTGGCGACGTTCATGCGCGAGCAGGAGCACAACCTCGCGCGCGACACGGACGGCTCACTCGTCTACTTGTCCGACAACCCCTGGCTCCTCAATCGGATGATCGAAAAATGGCCTCAGATCACGTTCCGCAACTCGCGGGAGAGCCTCGTGGCGTCGTGATCGGTGGGATAGGGTTTAGCCCGTAAACAATGCCGCGACCACCTCGGGGGACGCGTCGTAATCCAGGGAGTCGAACACCGGCCAGCGGCTGCCAAAGCGTTCCTCACTCATCGCGCGCAAGACGCCGCTACTGGCGAATTTTCCCGAGATGGCGCGAAGCACATCGGCATACCCCCACTGTTCGAGGATTTTGAGTCCGTGTTCCGCATCAAGGATGCTGTGGCAGGCAAACACGAGATGGCTTACGTGGGCGCGCACGCCTGGATCTTCCAGGAGGT
The DNA window shown above is from Rhodothermales bacterium and carries:
- a CDS encoding peptide chain release factor 3, which gives rise to MSTQHTRETNRRRTFAIISHPDAGKTTLTEQLLLLGGAIREAGEVKARKAARHAASDWMAIEQERGISVTSSVMKFGYKDLELNLLDTPGHQDFSEDTYRVLTAVDSALMVIDSVKGVETQTKKLMEVCRLRNTAILTFINKLDREGRDPLELISEIEQSLKIEAVLLTWPIGRGGLLKGTYNRYTHVVNLYPPHTSSSLTLRFKVDDLSDPRLDRALGSQADQLREDLELLEGAGGTFDVDAYLAGLQTPVLFGSAISGFGVDELLDTFVDIAPPPLPRPTTTRMVSPYEEAFSGVVFKIQANMDPNHRDRLAFLRVCSGKFERGIRLKHHRIGQDLRVANATIFMAQDRNGVDEAYPGDIIGIPNHGTIRIGDTFTEKEPLQFTGIPNFAPEHFRRARITNALRAKQLEKGLLHLIEEGAIQLFRPLHGQSYILGAVGPLQFDVVSTRLKHEYNVEVLMDAMSYQGARWIESEDKVALATFMREQEHNLARDTDGSLVYLSDNPWLLNRMIEKWPQITFRNSRESLVAS